A single window of Inmirania thermothiophila DNA harbors:
- the petA gene encoding ubiquinol-cytochrome c reductase iron-sulfur subunit → MGNNGTDVGRRRFLTAATSVVGGVGAAFAIVPFVASLKPSARAQALGAPVEVDISKLEPGQRMIVEWRGKPVWIVRRTKEMLEALPTLDDQLRDPESKEPQQPPYARNLYRSIKPEILVLVGICTHLGCSPLYRPEVAPEDLGPEWKGGFFCPCHGSRFDLAGRVFKGVPAPLNLVVPPHKYLADNRIIVGVDQEAA, encoded by the coding sequence ATGGGCAACAACGGTACGGACGTCGGGAGGCGGCGCTTCCTGACCGCGGCGACCTCGGTGGTCGGCGGGGTCGGTGCGGCCTTCGCCATCGTCCCCTTCGTGGCCTCGCTCAAGCCCAGCGCGCGTGCGCAGGCCTTGGGCGCGCCGGTGGAGGTGGACATCTCGAAGCTGGAGCCGGGCCAGCGCATGATCGTGGAGTGGCGCGGCAAGCCGGTCTGGATCGTGCGGCGCACGAAGGAGATGCTGGAGGCGCTGCCGACCCTCGACGACCAGCTGCGCGACCCCGAATCCAAGGAGCCGCAGCAGCCGCCCTACGCGCGTAACCTCTACCGCTCCATCAAGCCCGAGATCCTGGTCCTGGTGGGCATCTGCACGCACCTGGGCTGTTCGCCCCTGTACCGCCCGGAGGTCGCCCCCGAGGACCTCGGCCCCGAGTGGAAGGGGGGCTTCTTCTGCCCCTGCCACGGCTCGCGCTTCGATCTCGCGGGTCGCGTCTTCAAGGGGGTGCCGGCGCCGCTCAACCTCGTGGTGCCGCCGCACAAGTACCTCGCCGACAACCGCATCATCGTCGGTGTTGACCAGGAGGCCGCGTGA
- a CDS encoding PEP-CTERM sorting domain-containing protein (PEP-CTERM proteins occur, often in large numbers, in the proteomes of bacteria that also encode an exosortase, a predicted intramembrane cysteine proteinase. The presence of a PEP-CTERM domain at a protein's C-terminus predicts cleavage within the sorting domain, followed by covalent anchoring to some some component of the (usually Gram-negative) cell surface. Many PEP-CTERM proteins exhibit an unusual sequence composition that includes large numbers of potential glycosylation sites. Expression of one such protein has been shown restore the ability of a bacterium to form floc, a type of biofilm.), whose protein sequence is MSTIQRFREVPALVRALAAGCAVAGALLAATAQAAPVYVNDFEGAPDMSGWSHTTRTTDNNGETVLGVFPTKSGSVAGLSWGATGPVTFTLPGLAPGHYEVSFDLFLILSWDGHGGCCQPDFFRFSVNGTPFVDATFSNNPGSNQHQGYSPLTPLARNTVDNTPATGNSGFNVLDITPFAGSPAGARVANYRYSMLFDFTHGGGDLVLEFLGQTTPAAGDQCTVFWCGLNYYDEPWALDNLRIDDLSRPATASVPEPASLALLVPGLAVIAARRRAAAG, encoded by the coding sequence ATGTCGACCATCCAACGGTTCCGGGAAGTCCCGGCCCTCGTCCGCGCCCTCGCCGCCGGCTGCGCCGTCGCCGGCGCGCTGCTCGCCGCCACGGCCCAGGCGGCACCGGTCTACGTCAACGACTTCGAGGGTGCGCCCGACATGAGCGGGTGGAGCCACACCACCCGCACCACGGACAACAACGGCGAGACCGTCCTCGGCGTCTTCCCCACCAAGTCCGGGAGCGTCGCCGGCCTGTCCTGGGGCGCCACCGGGCCCGTGACCTTCACCCTCCCGGGGCTCGCGCCCGGCCACTACGAGGTCTCCTTCGACCTGTTCCTGATCCTGAGCTGGGACGGCCATGGCGGCTGCTGCCAGCCGGACTTCTTCCGCTTCAGCGTCAACGGCACGCCCTTCGTCGACGCCACCTTCTCCAACAACCCGGGCAGCAACCAGCACCAGGGCTATTCGCCCCTCACCCCGCTCGCCCGCAACACGGTGGACAACACGCCCGCGACGGGCAACAGCGGCTTCAACGTCCTCGACATCACCCCCTTCGCCGGCTCGCCGGCCGGGGCGCGGGTCGCCAACTACCGCTATTCCATGCTCTTCGACTTCACCCACGGCGGCGGTGACCTCGTGCTGGAGTTCCTCGGGCAGACCACGCCCGCGGCGGGCGACCAGTGCACGGTCTTCTGGTGCGGGCTCAACTACTACGACGAGCCCTGGGCGCTCGACAACCTGCGCATCGATGACCTGAGCCGCCCCGCCACCGCCTCGGTGCCGGAGCCCGCGAGCCTGGCGCTGCTTGTGCCGGGGCTTGCCGTCATCGCGGCGCGACGGCGCGCCGCCGCCGGTTGA
- a CDS encoding mannose-1-phosphate guanylyltransferase/mannose-6-phosphate isomerase, protein MTEIVPVILSGGAGSRLWPLSRELHPKQFLPLVGERSMLQETALRLGETGAAPLVVCNEAHRFMVAEQLREVAVRPRAVVLEPAGRNTAPAVALAALAAQEGGADPLLLVLPSDHLVRDAAALRAAVEAGAAHAAAGALVTFGIVPDAAETGYGYIRAGAPLDGGAFRVARFVEKPDRATAERFLAEGGYYWNSGMFLFRAGRYLEELARHAPAILEACRGAWAGRAEDADFVRPDRGAFEACPSDSVDYAVMERTEAAVVQPLDAGWSDVGSWSALWQAREQDEAGNVVLGDVLAEDVRGSYLHATSRIVAAVGLEGHVVVETADAVLVAPRERVQDVKALVARLKAEGREEALLHRRVYRPWGSYETVDRAERFQVKRITVNPGASLSLQMHHHRAEHWVVVRGTARVTRGEESFLLTENQSTYIPVGVRHRLENPGKIPLELIEVQSGPYLGEDDIVRFEDRYGR, encoded by the coding sequence GTGACCGAGATCGTGCCGGTGATTCTCTCGGGCGGGGCGGGCAGCCGCCTGTGGCCGCTCTCGCGCGAGCTGCACCCCAAGCAGTTCCTGCCCCTCGTGGGCGAGCGCAGCATGCTGCAGGAGACGGCGCTGCGGCTCGGGGAGACGGGGGCGGCGCCGCTGGTGGTGTGCAACGAGGCCCATCGCTTCATGGTGGCCGAGCAGCTGCGCGAGGTGGCGGTGCGGCCGCGGGCGGTGGTGCTGGAGCCGGCGGGGCGCAACACCGCCCCCGCGGTGGCGCTGGCGGCCCTGGCGGCGCAGGAGGGCGGCGCCGATCCGCTCCTGCTGGTGCTGCCCTCGGATCACCTGGTGCGGGATGCGGCGGCGCTGCGCGCGGCGGTGGAGGCGGGGGCTGCACACGCCGCGGCGGGGGCGCTGGTCACCTTCGGCATCGTGCCGGACGCGGCCGAGACCGGCTACGGCTACATCCGCGCCGGCGCGCCGCTCGACGGCGGCGCCTTCCGCGTCGCGCGCTTCGTCGAGAAGCCCGACCGCGCCACCGCCGAGCGCTTCCTCGCCGAGGGGGGCTACTACTGGAACAGCGGCATGTTCCTGTTCCGCGCCGGGCGCTATCTGGAGGAGCTGGCGCGCCATGCACCGGCGATCCTCGAGGCCTGCCGGGGGGCGTGGGCGGGACGCGCGGAGGACGCCGACTTCGTGCGCCCGGACCGCGGCGCCTTCGAGGCCTGCCCGTCGGATTCGGTGGACTATGCGGTCATGGAGCGCACCGAGGCCGCGGTGGTCCAGCCGCTGGATGCGGGCTGGAGCGACGTCGGCTCGTGGTCGGCGCTGTGGCAGGCGCGCGAGCAGGACGAGGCGGGCAACGTCGTCCTCGGCGACGTCCTCGCCGAGGACGTGCGCGGCTCCTACCTGCACGCCACCAGCCGCATCGTCGCCGCGGTCGGGCTCGAGGGCCACGTGGTGGTGGAGACCGCCGACGCGGTGCTGGTGGCGCCCAGGGAGCGGGTCCAGGACGTCAAGGCGCTGGTCGCCCGCCTCAAGGCGGAGGGACGCGAGGAGGCGCTCCTGCACCGGCGCGTCTACCGCCCCTGGGGCAGCTACGAGACGGTGGACCGGGCCGAGCGCTTCCAGGTCAAGCGGATCACGGTGAACCCCGGCGCGAGCCTGTCGCTGCAGATGCACCACCACCGGGCCGAGCACTGGGTCGTGGTGCGCGGCACGGCGCGGGTGACCCGCGGCGAGGAGAGCTTCCTCCTCACGGAGAACCAGTCCACCTACATCCCGGTGGGGGTGCGCCACCGCCTCGAGAACCCGGGCAAGATCCCGCTGGAGCTGATCGAGGTGCAGTCCGGGCCCTATCTGGGCGAGGACGACATCGTCCGCTTCGAGGACCGCTACGGGCGCTGA
- the galE gene encoding UDP-glucose 4-epimerase GalE: protein MARGTILVTGGAGYIGSHVVLALGERGERVVVLDDLSTGRADAVLHGELVVGDVGDGALVRRLLRTHGIDTVMHFAARTVVPESVADPLKYYRENTCATRSLLEACAAQGVRHFVFSSTAAVYGVPEGGIADEDTPTAPINPYGSSKLMSEWMLRDLAATGALRHVTLRYFNVAGCDPAGRIGQSTPEATLLIKVACEVALGRRPELAVFGTDYPTPDGTGVRDYIHVTDLADAHLRALDHLRAGGASLTLNCGYGRGYSVREVIAAVERAHGAPLPVREAPRRPGDPPMLIARAERIREVLDWRPRHDDLDTIVASALAWERRLAQGAR from the coding sequence ATGGCACGGGGCACGATCCTGGTCACCGGCGGGGCCGGCTACATCGGAAGTCACGTGGTGCTGGCGCTCGGCGAGCGCGGCGAGCGGGTGGTGGTCCTCGACGACCTCTCCACCGGGCGCGCCGACGCGGTCCTGCACGGCGAGCTGGTGGTGGGCGACGTCGGCGACGGCGCCCTCGTGCGCCGCCTGCTTCGCACCCACGGCATCGACACCGTCATGCACTTCGCCGCCCGCACCGTGGTCCCCGAATCGGTGGCCGACCCGCTCAAGTACTACCGTGAGAACACCTGCGCCACGCGCAGCCTGCTCGAGGCCTGCGCCGCCCAGGGGGTGCGCCACTTCGTCTTCTCCTCCACCGCCGCGGTCTACGGCGTCCCCGAGGGCGGCATCGCCGACGAGGACACCCCCACCGCCCCCATCAACCCCTACGGCAGCTCCAAGCTCATGAGCGAGTGGATGCTGCGCGACCTCGCCGCCACCGGGGCGCTGCGGCACGTGACGCTGCGCTACTTCAACGTCGCCGGCTGCGACCCCGCGGGGCGCATCGGCCAGTCCACCCCGGAGGCGACGCTGCTCATCAAGGTCGCCTGCGAGGTGGCCCTGGGCCGACGGCCGGAGCTCGCCGTCTTCGGCACCGACTACCCCACGCCCGACGGCACCGGCGTGCGCGACTACATCCACGTCACCGACCTCGCCGACGCCCACTTGCGGGCGCTGGACCACCTCCGCGCCGGCGGCGCCTCGCTCACCCTCAACTGCGGCTACGGGCGCGGCTACAGCGTGCGCGAGGTCATCGCCGCGGTGGAGCGCGCCCACGGCGCCCCGCTGCCCGTGCGCGAGGCCCCGCGCCGCCCCGGCGACCCCCCCATGCTGATCGCCCGCGCCGAGCGCATCCGGGAAGTCCTCGACTGGCGGCCGCGCCACGACGACCTCGACACCATCGTCGCCAGCGCCCTCGCCTGGGAGCGCCGGCTCGCGCAGGGGGCGCGGTGA
- a CDS encoding D-amino acid dehydrogenase, producing MRVVVVGSGLLGVAAAWFLRRAGAEVTVLERREGAALETSFANAGMLTPSMADPWNAPGVFWKVLRWLGREDSPMLLRPQALPSMLGWGLRFLANSTPERYLRNTARNARLANYSLATLRRLRDELGLAYDQRTLGTLKVFRSHEAMRHMVELARFLEEHGVVSRVLDVDGVLEVEPTLAPVRARLVGGIHYPGDESGDAHLACRQVAEHAARAGVVFRFGVEVTGLVRRGRRLAAVQTTEGPVEADAFVLAAGSYSPLLARRLGLDLPIRPVKGYSITVPCGDWKEELHLPVVDDDLHLAITPLGRRLRVAGTAEFTGWDTTVRPGRIAMLRRLVEELLPTFAPHLRSAEIAEWAGLRPMSCDGVPILGPTPVEGLFLCTGTGHLGWTLAWGAGRLVADLVTGRTPHLDPADYALARFG from the coding sequence ATGCGGGTCGTGGTCGTCGGCAGCGGGCTGCTCGGGGTGGCCGCCGCCTGGTTCCTGCGCCGCGCGGGGGCGGAGGTGACCGTGCTCGAGCGGCGCGAGGGGGCGGCGCTGGAGACCAGCTTCGCCAACGCGGGCATGCTCACCCCCAGCATGGCCGACCCTTGGAACGCCCCCGGCGTCTTCTGGAAGGTGCTGCGCTGGCTCGGGCGCGAGGACTCACCGATGCTGCTGCGCCCGCAGGCGCTGCCGTCGATGCTCGGCTGGGGCCTGCGCTTCCTCGCCAACTCCACACCCGAGCGCTACCTGCGCAACACCGCCCGCAACGCCCGTCTCGCCAACTACAGCCTCGCGACCCTGCGCCGCCTGCGCGACGAGCTCGGGCTCGCCTACGATCAGCGCACCCTCGGCACCCTCAAGGTCTTCCGCAGCCACGAGGCCATGCGCCACATGGTGGAGCTGGCGCGCTTCCTCGAGGAGCACGGGGTCGTCTCGCGCGTGCTCGACGTCGACGGCGTGCTGGAGGTGGAGCCGACGCTGGCGCCGGTGCGCGCGCGCCTCGTCGGCGGCATCCACTACCCCGGCGACGAGTCCGGCGACGCCCACCTCGCCTGCCGCCAGGTGGCCGAGCACGCCGCCCGGGCCGGCGTCGTCTTCCGCTTCGGGGTCGAGGTCACGGGCCTTGTCCGCCGCGGCCGCCGCCTCGCCGCGGTGCAGACCACGGAGGGTCCGGTGGAGGCCGACGCCTTCGTCCTCGCCGCCGGCAGCTACAGCCCCCTGCTCGCGCGCCGCCTCGGCCTCGACCTGCCCATCCGCCCGGTCAAGGGCTATTCCATCACCGTCCCCTGCGGCGACTGGAAGGAGGAGCTGCACCTGCCGGTGGTGGACGACGACCTGCACCTGGCGATCACGCCTCTCGGACGGCGCCTGCGCGTCGCCGGCACCGCCGAGTTCACGGGCTGGGACACCACCGTCCGCCCCGGACGCATCGCCATGCTCAGGCGCCTCGTGGAGGAGCTCCTGCCCACCTTCGCACCGCACCTGCGCAGCGCCGAGATCGCCGAGTGGGCGGGCCTTCGCCCCATGAGCTGCGACGGCGTACCGATCCTCGGGCCGACCCCGGTGGAGGGGCTCTTCCTCTGCACCGGGACCGGCCACCTGGGCTGGACATTGGCCTGGGGCGCGGGCCGCCTCGTGGCCGATCTCGTCACCGGCCGCACTCCGCACCTCGACCCCGCCGACTACGCCCTCGCCCGCTTCGGCTGA
- a CDS encoding cytochrome b, translating into MASAKSRFMEWVDARFPATELWEGHLSKYYAPKNFNFWYFFGSLALLVLVNQIVTGIFLATAYKPDANLAFASVEYIMRDVEWGWLLRYMHSTGASAFFVVVYLHMFRGLMYGSYRSPRELVWLIGMLIYLGLMAEAFFGYLLPWGQMSYWGAQVITSLFGAIPVIGPGLAEWIRGDFVISDATLNRFFSFHIILVPILLLGLVVVHIMALHHVGSNNPDGIEIKKNKDENGVPLDGIPFHPYYTVKDIMGAVAFMFLFAVVVFYFPEMGGKFLEYPNFEPANPLKTPEHIAPVWYFTPYYAILRAIPDKFLGVVAMGAAVLIFMALPWLDRSPVKSIRYKGPLFKLALALFAVAFLILGYLGMLPPTPARTLVARICTVIYFAFFVLMPLYSKIDKTKPVPERVT; encoded by the coding sequence ATGGCGAGCGCAAAGAGCAGGTTCATGGAGTGGGTGGATGCGCGCTTCCCGGCCACCGAGCTCTGGGAGGGCCACCTCTCCAAGTACTACGCGCCCAAGAACTTCAACTTCTGGTACTTCTTCGGGTCGCTGGCGCTGCTGGTGCTGGTCAACCAGATCGTGACCGGCATCTTCCTCGCCACCGCCTACAAGCCGGACGCCAACCTCGCCTTCGCGTCGGTGGAATACATCATGCGCGACGTCGAGTGGGGGTGGCTCCTGCGCTACATGCACTCGACCGGGGCGTCGGCGTTCTTCGTCGTCGTCTATCTGCACATGTTCCGCGGACTCATGTACGGCTCCTACCGCAGCCCGCGGGAGCTGGTGTGGCTGATCGGGATGCTCATCTACCTGGGCCTGATGGCCGAGGCCTTCTTCGGCTATCTCCTGCCCTGGGGGCAGATGTCCTACTGGGGCGCGCAGGTGATCACGTCGCTGTTCGGCGCCATCCCGGTGATCGGGCCCGGTCTTGCGGAGTGGATCCGCGGTGACTTCGTCATCTCCGATGCGACCCTGAACCGCTTCTTCTCGTTCCACATCATCCTGGTCCCGATCCTGCTGCTGGGGCTGGTGGTGGTCCACATCATGGCCCTGCACCACGTGGGCTCCAACAACCCCGACGGGATCGAGATCAAGAAGAACAAGGACGAGAACGGCGTGCCGCTGGACGGGATCCCCTTCCACCCCTACTACACGGTGAAGGACATCATGGGGGCGGTGGCCTTCATGTTCCTGTTCGCGGTGGTGGTGTTCTACTTCCCGGAGATGGGCGGCAAGTTCCTGGAATATCCGAACTTCGAGCCGGCCAACCCGCTCAAGACCCCGGAGCACATCGCCCCCGTGTGGTACTTCACGCCCTACTACGCGATCCTGCGGGCGATCCCCGACAAGTTCCTCGGGGTCGTGGCGATGGGGGCGGCGGTGCTGATCTTCATGGCGCTGCCCTGGCTCGACCGCAGCCCGGTCAAGTCGATCCGCTACAAGGGGCCGCTGTTCAAGCTGGCGCTGGCGCTGTTCGCGGTGGCCTTCCTCATCCTCGGCTACCTGGGCATGCTGCCGCCGACGCCGGCGCGGACCCTCGTCGCGCGCATCTGCACCGTGATCTACTTCGCCTTCTTTGTGCTGATGCCGCTCTACAGCAAGATCGACAAGACCAAGCCGGTTCCGGAGAGGGTGACGTGA
- a CDS encoding VanZ family protein gives MNARLWPPLALMAAILALSSVPGTPDTPVVGAVAPGLQNLLHPPLYAALAWLWWRALTPRPAAAWIAAALAAAWGGLDELHQAAVPGRSASLLDAVLDAVGALAAALALRRRRGL, from the coding sequence GTGAACGCAAGGCTCTGGCCGCCGCTCGCGCTGATGGCGGCGATCCTCGCCCTGTCGTCGGTGCCGGGCACGCCCGACACCCCGGTCGTGGGCGCCGTCGCGCCGGGCCTGCAGAACCTGCTCCACCCGCCCCTCTACGCCGCCCTCGCCTGGCTGTGGTGGCGGGCGCTCACCCCGCGCCCGGCCGCGGCCTGGATCGCCGCCGCCCTCGCCGCCGCCTGGGGCGGGCTCGACGAGCTGCACCAGGCGGCGGTCCCGGGCCGCTCGGCCTCCCTCCTCGACGCCGTCCTCGACGCCGTTGGCGCCCTCGCCGCGGCGCTGGCCCTGCGGCGTCGCCGGGGCCTGTAA
- a CDS encoding LamG domain-containing protein — MTRPAHLARHRRRLRLLAAALALAASGATHAIPAAVPVAWYPLDGDAADASGNGLDGTIHGSVTATAGHDGTPWAALAFDAGGYIDLGSPSALQITGPLTLSVWIRFEVGGSWNPRILSYNDHHGYTLFTWGTGTARTLSFDYGGVGGSPARVSTPDPLEAGRWYHIAAVGDPADGARLYVDGMLVASNPLAVVPEFAGSANIGRKSSWAWDWWRGAIDDLAIYDVALDAEAVRRLAADGPATASVPEPASLALLVTGALIAAAGRRRARPRRPGGAGTAPTSGR, encoded by the coding sequence ATGACGAGACCTGCCCACCTCGCCCGGCACCGCCGCCGTCTGCGCCTCCTCGCCGCGGCCCTCGCGCTGGCCGCGAGCGGCGCCACCCACGCCATCCCCGCCGCCGTCCCCGTCGCCTGGTATCCCCTCGACGGCGACGCCGCGGACGCGAGCGGCAACGGGCTCGACGGCACCATCCACGGCAGCGTCACCGCCACCGCGGGCCACGACGGCACCCCCTGGGCGGCGCTCGCCTTCGACGCCGGGGGCTACATCGATCTCGGCAGCCCGTCCGCGCTGCAGATCACGGGCCCGCTGACCCTCTCGGTGTGGATCCGGTTCGAGGTGGGGGGCTCCTGGAATCCGCGCATCCTGAGCTACAACGACCACCACGGCTACACCCTCTTCACGTGGGGCACGGGCACCGCACGGACCCTCTCCTTCGACTACGGCGGCGTCGGCGGCTCACCTGCACGCGTGAGCACGCCGGACCCCCTGGAGGCGGGGCGCTGGTATCACATCGCCGCCGTGGGCGACCCGGCGGACGGGGCACGCCTCTATGTCGACGGCATGCTGGTGGCGTCCAACCCCCTCGCCGTGGTGCCGGAGTTTGCGGGCAGCGCCAACATCGGGCGGAAGTCGAGCTGGGCCTGGGACTGGTGGCGGGGCGCCATCGACGATCTCGCCATCTACGATGTCGCCCTCGACGCCGAGGCGGTGCGGCGGCTCGCCGCGGACGGCCCCGCCACCGCCTCGGTGCCGGAGCCCGCGAGCCTGGCGCTGCTCGTCACCGGCGCGCTGATCGCCGCCGCCGGGCGGCGCAGGGCCCGCCCCCGACGTCCCGGCGGCGCGGGGACCGCACCGACCTCCGGGCGGTGA
- a CDS encoding S1C family serine protease: MGTRKWIPPGLRLAVLFAAAAAVVLALRPDLLPQREVRITRSAPPQAAAPAPASYADAVARAAPAVVNVYTARVVTQRPSPLAEDPVLRFFFGDELERMPRRRVQNSLGSGVIVSPQGYILTNNHVIEGADEIQVALADGRTAEARVVGTDPDTDLAVLRVDLERLPAIVLGDSGHLRVGDVVLAIGNPFGVGQTVTQGIVSATGRKRLGLNTFENFIQTDAAINPGNSGGALVDARGTLVGINTAIFSRSGGSQGIGFAIPVDLAAEVLEQIIRHGRVVRGWLGVEIQELTPALAESLGAEPGRGVLVAGVLRGGPADRGGIEPGDVLLAIDGAPLATPDDLLERIARRRPGETVRVEILRQGRRLALEAPVGQRPARLPGR, translated from the coding sequence ATGGGCACCCGCAAATGGATTCCCCCGGGGCTGCGCCTCGCGGTGCTCTTCGCCGCGGCCGCCGCCGTCGTGCTCGCGCTGCGCCCGGATCTGCTGCCGCAGCGGGAGGTGCGGATCACGCGCAGCGCGCCCCCGCAGGCCGCCGCGCCCGCCCCGGCCTCCTACGCCGACGCCGTGGCGCGCGCCGCCCCCGCCGTGGTCAACGTCTACACCGCGCGCGTCGTGACCCAGCGCCCGAGCCCCCTCGCCGAGGACCCGGTGCTGCGCTTCTTCTTCGGCGACGAGCTCGAGCGCATGCCGCGCCGGCGGGTGCAGAACAGCCTCGGCTCCGGCGTCATCGTCAGCCCCCAGGGCTACATCCTCACCAACAACCACGTCATCGAGGGCGCCGACGAGATCCAGGTCGCGCTCGCCGACGGACGCACCGCCGAGGCCCGCGTCGTCGGCACCGACCCCGACACCGACCTCGCCGTGCTGCGCGTCGATCTCGAGCGGCTGCCGGCGATCGTCCTCGGCGACTCGGGACACCTGCGCGTGGGTGACGTCGTCCTCGCCATCGGCAACCCCTTCGGCGTCGGCCAGACCGTGACCCAGGGCATCGTCAGCGCCACCGGCCGCAAGCGCCTCGGGCTCAACACCTTCGAGAACTTCATCCAGACCGACGCCGCCATCAACCCGGGCAACTCCGGCGGCGCCCTCGTCGACGCCCGCGGCACCCTCGTGGGCATCAACACCGCCATTTTCTCGCGCTCGGGCGGCTCCCAGGGCATCGGCTTCGCCATCCCGGTGGACCTCGCCGCCGAGGTGCTCGAGCAGATCATCCGCCACGGCCGCGTGGTGCGCGGCTGGCTCGGGGTGGAGATCCAGGAGCTGACGCCGGCGCTGGCCGAGTCCCTGGGCGCCGAGCCCGGCCGCGGGGTGCTGGTGGCGGGGGTGCTGCGGGGCGGGCCCGCCGACCGCGGGGGCATCGAGCCCGGCGACGTGCTCCTCGCCATCGACGGCGCGCCCCTGGCGACCCCGGACGACCTGCTCGAGCGCATCGCGCGGCGCCGCCCCGGGGAGACCGTGCGCGTGGAGATCCTGCGGCAGGGCCGGCGCCTCGCGCTGGAAGCCCCGGTCGGGCAGCGCCCGGCGCGCCTGCCGGGCCGCTAG
- a CDS encoding cytochrome c1 — translation MRKIVAILLLAWLPGLAAASEGGHLKEVDIDLADKESLRRGARLFVDYCLSCHGASFHRWNRMGKDLGIDEETLKTEYLRGAEKVGQLMAVNVDPKQAAKWFGTTPPDLTLVARSRGVDWLYTYLTSFYADEKRPWGVNNALFKDVAMPWVMADLQGLQRAVFTKNAEGQTVIERLEPGTPGKMSPEEFDRAVRDLVAFMAYLGEPMQLERQRLGFWVLLYLAVLFVLSYLLKKEYWKDVH, via the coding sequence ATGAGGAAGATCGTTGCAATCCTGCTGCTGGCCTGGCTGCCGGGCCTGGCGGCGGCGTCCGAGGGGGGGCACCTCAAGGAGGTCGACATCGACCTCGCCGACAAGGAATCGCTGCGGCGTGGGGCGAGGCTGTTCGTCGACTACTGCCTGAGCTGCCACGGGGCCTCCTTCCACCGCTGGAACCGCATGGGGAAGGACCTCGGCATCGACGAGGAGACCCTGAAGACGGAGTACCTGCGCGGCGCCGAGAAGGTGGGCCAGCTCATGGCCGTCAACGTCGACCCCAAGCAGGCCGCCAAGTGGTTCGGCACCACGCCGCCGGACCTCACCCTGGTGGCGCGCTCGCGGGGTGTGGACTGGCTCTACACCTATCTCACCTCGTTCTATGCCGACGAGAAGCGCCCGTGGGGGGTCAACAACGCCCTCTTCAAGGACGTCGCCATGCCGTGGGTGATGGCGGATCTGCAGGGGCTGCAGCGGGCCGTGTTCACCAAGAACGCCGAGGGGCAGACGGTGATCGAGCGGCTCGAGCCCGGCACCCCGGGGAAGATGAGCCCCGAGGAGTTCGACCGCGCCGTCCGCGACCTCGTGGCCTTCATGGCGTATCTGGGCGAGCCCATGCAGCTCGAGCGGCAGCGCCTCGGCTTCTGGGTCCTGCTCTACCTCGCGGTGCTCTTCGTCCTGAGCTACCTGCTCAAGAAGGAGTACTGGAAGGACGTGCACTGA
- a CDS encoding Nif3-like dinuclear metal center hexameric protein, producing MVDLRALVAYLDTLLECGRIQDYAPNGLQVEGRARVGRLVTGVSASLALLEAAREAGADAVLVHHGYFWRGESPCVTGMRRARLALLLEAQMSLLAYHLPLDAHPKLGNNAALGRILGLPQDGRFAPGEGPEIVFWGELPEPLPLAELARRVATRLGRDPLVVAGGEHPVRRIAWCSGAAQGYLEAVAARGFDAYLSGEISEPTFHAARELGVHYLAAGHHATERYGVRTLGEHLAQHFGIEHRHVEIDNPV from the coding sequence ATGGTGGATCTGCGCGCCCTGGTGGCCTATCTCGACACGCTGCTGGAGTGCGGGCGCATCCAGGACTACGCGCCCAACGGGCTGCAGGTGGAGGGCCGGGCGCGGGTCGGTCGGCTGGTGACCGGGGTGAGCGCGAGCCTCGCCCTGCTGGAGGCGGCGCGCGAGGCGGGTGCCGACGCCGTGCTCGTCCACCACGGCTACTTCTGGCGCGGCGAATCGCCCTGCGTGACGGGGATGCGGCGGGCGCGCCTGGCGCTGCTGCTGGAGGCGCAGATGAGCCTCCTCGCCTACCACCTGCCCCTGGACGCCCACCCCAAGCTCGGCAACAACGCCGCCCTCGGCCGCATCCTCGGGCTGCCCCAGGACGGACGCTTCGCCCCCGGGGAGGGGCCGGAGATCGTCTTCTGGGGCGAGCTCCCCGAGCCGCTGCCCCTGGCGGAGCTGGCCCGGCGGGTGGCGACGCGGCTCGGGCGCGATCCGCTCGTGGTCGCGGGCGGCGAGCATCCGGTGCGGCGCATCGCCTGGTGCAGCGGGGCCGCCCAGGGCTATCTCGAGGCGGTGGCCGCGCGCGGCTTCGACGCCTACCTCAGCGGCGAGATCTCGGAGCCCACCTTCCACGCCGCGCGGGAGCTCGGCGTGCACTACCTCGCCGCCGGCCACCACGCCACCGAGCGCTACGGGGTGCGGACGCTGGGCGAGCACCTGGCGCAGCATTTCGGCATCGAGCACCGCCACGTGGAGATCGACAACCCGGTCTGA